A genomic window from Helicobacter pylori includes:
- a CDS encoding DUF7494 domain-containing protein, which translates to MWFKAKIFLLVGVSLFAHSLNALSLTLTQGKEGGEDFSVLTLRHNKAFSCFYTNEKPPSGIEASLSIIHAKRPIECVIDSIPKEGFTPLENAFFNITYSMRQQQFILHIKPKVMRRLTLFSFDRDYKKATPLFVENDPKAKMWQIIGYDQNIPFLSEKSQNTQKGLNFPIVIKDAQTPIIQELDVNNKPLLTTKGYDLNAYLEAKKQMDSQAYFDALRTISRAFKNYPQTIFKKDLYLLEIIALGKLGIKKTLLIDIGTKWIKNYPADPNIPEALYYVAKALNENNNYKQAMRFYKRILLEYKNSRYAPLAQMHLAIEAAEASNLSNANMLFKEAFSNAKDKESASEIALNWAEAEINYQNFNNAKYLIDKVVQSNPNYLSQHSALALDLLKLLKKTQMNENAIQIAHLLLNQDDDLKAKEQALYDLGALYARIKDFKNAHFYNVQYLQDHAGLDRASVVRARDEEALFSMEGNTQEKIAHYDKIIQNFPNTNEALKALELKAQLLFESKRYTEVLSMQKNLPKDSPLIQKTLNVLAKTPLENHRCEEALKYLSKITAFAFTPKEEIQAFDCLYFASLNQKAQTIALNALKAAKTPSEKMLWLYRLGRNYYRLGDFKNSTLASKDALILAQNLDKKEFYDIAFVLFSDYIQNNEKELALNLYAFLEKHFKNDRRMALVYFKLLENEKDPKSVKIYATSLLKLQDAYKDYSYTPFSEFALIDAYKTTKDYSQALEVLERLLRRRLSLEDHQKALYLQSSLLDLTNQKAKSKESLEKCVQLKQNPTNAWQNLCEQGLNLFKNKES; encoded by the coding sequence TTGTGGTTTAAAGCAAAAATCTTTCTTTTAGTGGGCGTGAGTTTGTTTGCGCATTCGCTTAATGCCTTAAGCTTGACGCTCACGCAAGGCAAAGAAGGGGGGGAGGATTTTTCGGTTTTAACCTTACGGCACAATAAGGCGTTTTCTTGCTTTTACACTAATGAAAAACCACCGAGCGGGATTGAAGCGTCTTTATCTATTATACATGCTAAACGCCCCATAGAATGCGTGATAGACTCCATCCCTAAAGAGGGCTTTACCCCTTTAGAAAACGCTTTTTTCAATATCACCTATTCTATGCGCCAACAACAATTCATTTTGCACATCAAACCCAAAGTGATGCGAAGACTCACCCTTTTTTCTTTTGATAGAGATTATAAAAAGGCGACCCCCCTTTTTGTGGAAAACGATCCTAAAGCCAAAATGTGGCAAATCATAGGCTATGATCAAAATATCCCTTTTTTGAGTGAAAAGTCCCAAAACACTCAAAAAGGTTTGAATTTCCCCATTGTCATTAAGGACGCTCAAACCCCTATCATTCAAGAATTAGATGTCAATAACAAACCCCTACTCACCACAAAGGGCTATGATTTAAACGCTTATTTAGAAGCCAAAAAACAAATGGATTCGCAAGCCTATTTTGACGCTTTGCGCACCATCAGCCGCGCGTTTAAAAATTACCCTCAAACGATTTTTAAAAAGGATTTGTATTTATTAGAAATTATCGCATTAGGCAAATTAGGCATTAAAAAAACCTTACTCATAGATATTGGCACTAAGTGGATTAAAAATTATCCAGCCGATCCCAATATCCCTGAAGCGTTATACTATGTCGCCAAAGCTTTAAACGAAAACAACAATTACAAACAAGCTATGCGTTTTTACAAACGCATCCTTTTAGAATACAAAAACTCCCGCTACGCTCCCTTAGCCCAAATGCATTTAGCCATTGAAGCGGCTGAGGCCTCTAATTTGAGTAACGCTAACATGCTTTTTAAGGAAGCTTTTTCTAACGCCAAAGACAAAGAGAGCGCGAGTGAAATCGCTCTCAATTGGGCTGAAGCAGAAATAAACTACCAAAACTTTAACAACGCTAAGTACCTCATTGATAAGGTGGTCCAATCCAACCCTAATTATCTTTCTCAACACAGCGCATTAGCCCTAGATTTGCTCAAGTTATTGAAAAAAACCCAGATGAATGAAAACGCCATTCAAATCGCTCACTTGCTCCTCAATCAAGATGATGATTTGAAAGCTAAAGAGCAAGCGCTCTATGATTTAGGGGCGTTGTATGCAAGGATTAAGGATTTTAAAAACGCCCATTTTTATAATGTGCAGTATTTGCAAGATCATGCAGGATTGGATAGAGCTTCTGTCGTTAGAGCGCGCGATGAAGAGGCTCTTTTTTCCATGGAGGGGAACACGCAAGAAAAAATCGCCCACTATGATAAAATCATTCAAAATTTCCCTAACACCAATGAAGCCTTGAAGGCTTTGGAATTGAAAGCCCAGCTATTGTTTGAATCTAAGCGCTACACTGAAGTTTTAAGCATGCAAAAAAATTTGCCCAAAGATTCTCCTTTGATCCAAAAAACGCTCAATGTCCTTGCTAAAACCCCATTAGAAAACCATCGTTGTGAAGAAGCCTTAAAATACTTGTCTAAAATCACCGCCTTTGCATTCACTCCGAAAGAAGAAATCCAGGCCTTTGATTGCTTGTATTTCGCATCGCTCAATCAAAAAGCACAAACTATTGCTTTAAACGCTTTAAAAGCGGCTAAAACCCCTAGCGAAAAAATGCTATGGCTTTATCGTTTAGGGCGTAATTATTACCGCTTAGGGGATTTTAAAAATTCCACTCTGGCCTCTAAAGACGCTTTGATCCTCGCTCAAAATTTGGATAAAAAAGAATTTTATGACATTGCTTTTGTTTTATTTTCAGATTACATACAAAATAATGAAAAGGAATTGGCGCTCAATTTGTATGCATTTTTAGAAAAGCATTTCAAAAACGATAGGCGCATGGCGTTGGTTTATTTTAAATTGTTAGAGAATGAAAAAGATCCTAAAAGCGTTAAAATTTATGCCACAAGCTTGCTCAAACTCCAAGACGCTTACAAGGACTATTCTTACACGCCTTTTAGTGAATTCGCCCTCATTGACGCTTACAAAACCACCAAAGACTACTCGCAAGCCTTAGAAGTGCTAGAGAGGCTTTTAAGGCGTAGGCTTTCTTTAGAAGATCACCAAAAAGCCTTGTATTTGCAATCCAGCCTACTGGATTTAACCAATCAAAAAGCAAAATCTAAAGAAAGTTTAGAAAAATGCGTTCAGTTAAAACAAAACCCAACAAACGCATGGCAAAATCTATGCGAACAGGGTTTAAATTTATTCAAAAACAAGGAGTCTTGA
- a CDS encoding phosphomannomutase/phosphoglucomutase: MDISIFREYDIRGIYPTTLDEKSAFSIGVELGKIMREYDKSVFVGHDARVHGRFLFEALSAGLQSSDLKVYDLGLIPTPVAYFAAFNAINGIQCPNSIMITGSHNPKEYNGFKITLNQNPFYGKEIQALKDTLLSVKHEIQPLKETPEKINALEAYQRYLIKDFKHLEKLQYKIALDFGNGVGALGLEPILKALNIEFSSLYNDPDGNFPNHHPDPSEAKNLQDLEKHMQKNAIPIGFAFDGDADRIAMLSSNHNYAGDELAILFAKRLHAQGITPFVIGEVKCSQVMYNTINAFGKTLMYKTGHSNLKIKLKETNAHFAAEMSGHIFFKERYFGYDDALYACLRALELLLEQSPSDLENTIKNLPYSYTTPEEKIAVSEEEKFEIIHNLQEALKNPPSHFPKIKEMINIDGVRVVFEHGFGLIRASNTTPYLVTRFEGKDEKTALEYKMALLNLLEK; encoded by the coding sequence ATGGACATTAGCATTTTTAGAGAATACGATATTAGAGGCATTTACCCCACCACTTTAGACGAAAAGAGTGCCTTTAGTATCGGCGTGGAGTTAGGGAAAATCATGCGAGAATACGATAAAAGCGTGTTTGTAGGGCATGATGCAAGGGTGCATGGGCGTTTTTTGTTTGAAGCTTTGAGCGCGGGGCTGCAATCAAGCGACTTGAAAGTGTATGATTTGGGGCTAATCCCCACACCGGTAGCGTATTTTGCGGCTTTTAATGCAATCAATGGTATCCAATGCCCTAATTCTATCATGATCACTGGCTCTCACAACCCCAAAGAATACAACGGCTTTAAAATCACGCTCAATCAAAACCCGTTTTATGGTAAGGAGATTCAAGCTTTAAAAGACACGCTTTTAAGCGTTAAGCACGAAATCCAACCCCTAAAAGAAACGCCAGAAAAAATCAATGCCCTAGAAGCGTATCAGCGCTACTTGATCAAGGATTTTAAGCATTTAGAAAAACTTCAATACAAGATCGCTTTAGATTTTGGTAATGGCGTGGGAGCGTTAGGGCTAGAGCCGATTTTAAAGGCTTTAAACATTGAATTTAGCAGCCTTTATAACGATCCTGATGGCAATTTCCCTAACCACCACCCAGACCCTAGCGAAGCGAAAAACTTACAGGATTTAGAAAAACACATGCAAAAAAACGCTATTCCTATAGGCTTCGCTTTTGATGGCGATGCAGACAGGATTGCGATGCTAAGCTCTAACCACAACTATGCGGGCGATGAATTAGCGATATTATTTGCTAAACGCTTGCATGCTCAAGGCATCACCCCTTTTGTGATAGGCGAGGTCAAATGCTCCCAAGTGATGTATAACACGATTAACGCTTTTGGTAAGACGCTCATGTATAAAACCGGGCATAGCAATTTAAAAATCAAGCTCAAAGAAACTAATGCACATTTTGCGGCTGAGATGAGTGGGCATATCTTTTTCAAAGAACGCTATTTTGGCTATGATGACGCTCTTTATGCATGTTTAAGGGCTTTAGAATTATTGCTTGAACAAAGTCCAAGCGATTTGGAAAACACCATTAAAAACCTCCCCTATTCCTACACCACGCCTGAAGAAAAAATCGCCGTGAGCGAAGAAGAAAAATTTGAAATCATTCATAACTTGCAAGAAGCGCTTAAAAACCCGCCAAGCCATTTCCCTAAAATCAAAGAAATGATTAACATTGATGGCGTGAGAGTGGTTTTTGAACATGGTTTTGGGCTTATTCGTGCAAGCAACACCACCCCCTATTTAGTCACTCGCTTTGAAGGCAAAGATGAAAAAACGGCGTTAGAATATAAAATGGCGTTGCTCAATTTATTAGAGAAGTAA
- the trpA gene encoding tryptophan synthase subunit alpha, with amino-acid sequence MRYQNMFETLKKQEKMAFIPFVTLGDPDYELSFEIIKTLMASGASALELGFAFSDPVADGTTIQASHLRALKHASMAKNFQLLKKIRDYNPHIPIGLLAYANLIFSYGVDGFYAQAKECGIDSVLIADMPLIEKELVIKSAQKYQIKSIFIASPNASVKDLEQVAMHSQGYIYTLARSGVTGASHALENDASAIIKTLKTFSSTPALLGFGISQKEHIKNAKGMGADGVICGSALVKIIEENLNNENAMLEKIKRFVGEMVS; translated from the coding sequence ATGAGGTATCAAAACATGTTTGAAACTTTAAAAAAACAAGAAAAAATGGCGTTTATCCCGTTTGTAACCTTGGGCGATCCTGATTATGAACTGAGTTTTGAAATCATTAAAACTTTAATGGCTAGCGGTGCGAGCGCTTTAGAGTTAGGTTTTGCTTTCTCAGATCCTGTAGCGGATGGCACAACCATACAAGCGAGCCATTTAAGGGCGTTAAAACACGCTTCTATGGCTAAAAATTTCCAACTTTTAAAAAAAATTAGGGATTATAATCCTCATATCCCCATAGGGCTTTTAGCGTATGCGAATTTAATTTTTTCTTATGGCGTTGATGGCTTTTACGCTCAAGCTAAAGAATGCGGTATAGACAGCGTTTTAATAGCGGACATGCCCTTGATAGAAAAGGAATTAGTCATCAAATCCGCTCAAAAATACCAAATCAAGTCAATTTTTATCGCTAGCCCTAATGCGAGCGTTAAGGATTTAGAACAAGTCGCTATGCATTCGCAAGGCTATATTTACACTTTAGCCAGGAGTGGGGTTACTGGGGCGAGTCATGCTTTAGAAAATGATGCAAGCGCTATCATTAAAACCTTAAAAACTTTTAGCTCTACCCCTGCGTTACTGGGCTTTGGCATTTCTCAAAAAGAACACATCAAAAACGCTAAAGGCATGGGCGCTGATGGCGTGATTTGCGGCTCAGCACTAGTCAAAATCATAGAAGAAAATTTGAATAATGAAAACGCCATGCTAGAAAAAATTAAGAGGTTTGTAGGAGAAATGGTTTCTTGA
- the trpB gene encoding tryptophan synthase subunit beta: MNKKAYFGEFGGSFVSELLVPALRELEQAFDACLKDNQFQQEYFNLLKDFVGRPSPLTLCQNIVSNPKVKLYLKREDLIHGGAHKTNQALGQALLAKKMGKTRIIAETGAGQHGVATAIACALLNLKCVIFMGGKDIKRQEMNVFRMRLLGAEVREVNSGSATLKDAVNEALRDWASSYKDTHYLLGTAAGPHPYPTMVKTFQKMIGDEVKQQILEKENRLPDCVIACVGGGSNAIGIFSAFLNDKEVKLIGVEPAGLGLETNKHGATLNKGRVGILHGNKTYLLQDDEGQITESHSISAGLDYPGVGPEHSFLKESGRAIYESASDNEALEAFRLLCQKEGIIPALESSHALAYALKLAQKCTQESVMVVNLSGRGDKDLNTVYSALKGGLK, encoded by the coding sequence ATGAATAAAAAAGCGTATTTTGGGGAATTTGGGGGGAGTTTTGTTTCCGAATTGTTAGTGCCTGCGTTAAGGGAGTTAGAACAGGCGTTTGATGCGTGTTTGAAAGACAATCAATTCCAACAAGAGTATTTTAACCTTTTAAAGGATTTTGTGGGCCGTCCTAGCCCTTTAACTTTGTGTCAAAATATCGTTTCTAACCCTAAAGTTAAGCTTTATCTAAAACGAGAGGATTTAATCCATGGCGGGGCGCATAAGACTAACCAGGCGTTAGGGCAAGCCCTTTTGGCGAAAAAAATGGGGAAAACTAGGATCATTGCTGAAACGGGTGCTGGGCAGCATGGCGTTGCAACGGCTATCGCTTGCGCGTTATTGAATTTAAAATGCGTGATTTTTATGGGAGGCAAAGACATCAAGCGCCAAGAAATGAATGTTTTTAGAATGCGTTTGTTGGGCGCTGAAGTGAGAGAAGTCAATTCAGGGAGCGCGACGCTTAAAGACGCTGTGAATGAGGCCTTAAGAGATTGGGCGAGCAGCTACAAAGACACGCACTATTTGCTAGGCACAGCCGCTGGGCCGCACCCTTACCCCACAATGGTTAAAACCTTTCAGAAAATGATAGGCGATGAGGTCAAACAACAAATTTTAGAAAAAGAAAACCGCTTGCCTGATTGTGTTATTGCATGCGTTGGAGGAGGGTCTAACGCCATAGGGATATTCAGCGCGTTTTTAAACGATAAAGAAGTCAAACTCATAGGCGTAGAGCCGGCAGGCTTGGGGCTAGAAACCAATAAGCATGGAGCGACTTTGAATAAGGGGCGAGTGGGGATTTTGCATGGGAATAAAACCTATCTTTTGCAAGATGATGAGGGTCAAATTACAGAAAGTCATAGCATTAGCGCCGGGCTTGATTATCCGGGAGTGGGGCCAGAGCACAGCTTTTTAAAAGAAAGCGGGCGTGCGATTTATGAAAGTGCAAGCGATAATGAAGCGCTAGAAGCTTTCAGGTTGTTATGCCAAAAAGAAGGCATTATCCCGGCGTTAGAAAGCTCACACGCCTTAGCGTATGCTTTAAAACTCGCTCAAAAATGCACGCAAGAAAGCGTTATGGTAGTGAATTTGAGCGGTAGGGGGGATAAGGATTTAAATACCGTTTATAGCGCTTTAAAAGGGGGTTTAAAATGA
- the trpCF gene encoding bifunctional indole-3-glycerol-phosphate synthase TrpC/phosphoribosylanthranilate isomerase TrpF: protein MPSVLENILKDKLLEVSALKKNHPLPANINPSDRDFKKALLEKKTSFILECKKASPSKGLIRKDFDLLKIAKVYEKFASCISVLADSKYFLGSYENIKIVSQHSTKPILCKDFILDSFQVKLARVMGANAVLLMLSALDDKNYLELFELAKSLNMSVLTEVSNKQEIERLLKLKYDIIGINNRDLHTLKTDTLHTLELRPLLPKDALIISESGIHSHAQIKALAPYVNGFLVGSSLMKEKDLKKACIKLILGENKVCGLTRIKDAKAVYKNHFIYGGLIFEKSSPRYIKPKEALKITKAVKKLDFVGVFVKDKIKKIAKIAQKLDLKAVQLYNYSPKEMAQLKKALPKTCTIWQVVNVMSAKDLTPKTKEASLILYDAKGDKMGGNGVSFDWDILENVKTPFMLAGGLNLNNAQKALNIKALGLDFNSGLEISPGIKNKGKIKRLARILREY from the coding sequence ATGCCTAGCGTGTTAGAAAATATCCTTAAAGACAAACTTTTAGAAGTTTCTGCACTCAAAAAAAACCACCCTTTGCCCGCAAACATAAACCCAAGCGATAGGGATTTTAAAAAAGCGTTACTGGAAAAAAAGACAAGCTTTATTTTAGAGTGCAAAAAAGCATCGCCCTCTAAAGGCTTGATCAGAAAAGATTTTGATCTGTTAAAAATAGCGAAGGTTTATGAAAAATTTGCCTCTTGCATTTCGGTTTTAGCCGATTCTAAATATTTTTTAGGCTCTTATGAAAACATTAAGATTGTCTCACAACATTCCACCAAGCCCATTCTGTGCAAAGATTTTATCCTTGATAGTTTCCAGGTCAAACTCGCTAGGGTTATGGGGGCTAATGCGGTGCTTTTAATGTTGAGCGCGCTAGATGACAAAAACTATTTAGAGCTTTTTGAACTCGCCAAGTCCTTAAACATGAGCGTGTTAACGGAAGTTTCTAACAAGCAAGAAATTGAGCGCTTGCTCAAACTCAAATACGACATTATAGGCATCAATAATAGGGATTTGCACACCTTAAAAACCGATACGCTCCACACGCTAGAATTACGGCCCTTATTGCCTAAAGACGCGCTCATCATCAGCGAGTCCGGTATCCATTCGCATGCGCAAATCAAAGCCCTAGCCCCTTATGTGAATGGTTTTTTAGTGGGAAGCTCTTTAATGAAAGAAAAGGATTTGAAAAAAGCGTGCATTAAATTGATTTTAGGCGAAAATAAAGTGTGCGGCCTTACAAGAATCAAAGACGCTAAAGCCGTCTATAAAAACCATTTTATTTATGGGGGTTTGATTTTTGAAAAATCTTCGCCTAGGTACATTAAACCCAAAGAAGCTCTAAAAATCACAAAAGCGGTTAAAAAATTGGATTTTGTGGGCGTGTTTGTGAAAGATAAAATTAAAAAAATCGCAAAAATCGCTCAAAAGCTTGATTTAAAAGCGGTGCAACTTTATAACTATTCGCCTAAAGAAATGGCTCAATTAAAAAAAGCGCTCCCTAAAACTTGCACGATCTGGCAAGTAGTGAATGTGATGAGCGCTAAAGATTTAACGCCCAAAACTAAAGAAGCCTCTTTAATCTTATACGACGCTAAAGGGGATAAAATGGGAGGCAATGGCGTGAGTTTTGATTGGGATATTTTAGAAAATGTCAAAACGCCTTTCATGTTAGCCGGTGGGCTTAATTTGAACAACGCTCAAAAAGCCTTGAATATTAAAGCGTTGGGTTTGGATTTCAATTCCGGTTTAGAAATAAGCCCTGGGATTAAAAATAAGGGTAAAATCAAGCGGTTAGCCCGCATTTTAAGAGAGTATTAA
- the trpD gene encoding anthranilate phosphoribosyltransferase — protein MKEILNALYHQKDLNDKEVKRLFTLIINEEVSPVQLGAILCALKIKGESFNEISTAAATLLEHAPKPFSSGLDLIDNCGTGGDGLKTINISTIAALIASSMGLSMAKHGSRSVSSHSGSADLLENLGVNIEMDRAQLENCLKELHFGFLFAPLYHQSFRKSAPLRKELFAKTIFNCLGPLINPLRPKIQLLGVYDKSLCKTMALALKALGVKRAMVVHGGGTDEIVLHAITHACELKNNEILEYDLNAKDFDLPPYDLKELQIESTQESAQACLDILENKGKDSHTMVVVANVASLLYLSNRAKDLKEGVSMTLEHLKTKAPYTHLQKIIRLSHA, from the coding sequence ATGAAAGAGATTTTAAACGCTTTGTATCATCAAAAAGACTTGAATGATAAAGAAGTCAAAAGATTATTCACTCTCATTATTAACGAAGAAGTAAGCCCCGTGCAACTTGGAGCGATTTTGTGCGCTTTGAAAATCAAGGGCGAGAGTTTTAATGAGATCAGCACCGCTGCAGCCACGCTTTTAGAGCATGCCCCTAAACCTTTTAGTAGCGGATTGGATTTGATAGACAATTGCGGCACAGGGGGCGATGGGCTAAAAACGATCAATATTAGCACCATTGCTGCGCTCATTGCCAGCTCTATGGGGTTATCTATGGCTAAACACGGATCAAGAAGCGTGTCCAGTCATAGCGGGAGCGCGGATTTGTTGGAAAATCTGGGCGTGAATATTGAAATGGATCGCGCGCAATTAGAAAATTGTCTCAAAGAATTGCATTTTGGGTTTTTATTTGCGCCCTTATACCACCAAAGTTTTAGAAAATCTGCCCCTTTAAGAAAGGAGCTTTTCGCTAAAACGATTTTTAATTGTTTGGGGCCTTTAATCAACCCTTTAAGACCAAAAATCCAGCTTTTAGGCGTGTATGACAAATCCTTGTGCAAGACTATGGCGCTAGCGTTGAAGGCTTTAGGCGTTAAAAGGGCGATGGTGGTTCATGGAGGGGGGACAGATGAAATCGTGTTGCATGCAATTACGCATGCGTGTGAATTGAAAAATAACGAGATTTTAGAGTATGACTTGAATGCTAAAGATTTTGATTTGCCCCCCTATGATTTGAAAGAATTGCAGATTGAAAGCACACAAGAAAGTGCTCAAGCGTGTTTGGATATTTTAGAAAATAAGGGAAAGGATTCGCACACGATGGTGGTTGTAGCGAATGTGGCGAGTTTGTTGTATTTGAGCAACAGGGCTAAAGATTTAAAAGAGGGCGTGAGCATGACTTTAGAGCATTTAAAAACCAAAGCGCCTTATACGCATTTGCAAAAAATCATAAGATTAAGCCATGCCTAG
- a CDS encoding aminodeoxychorismate/anthranilate synthase component II — translation MKIFFIDNFDSFSYNLVYELECLGYEVAVYQNDIDPSYLMGLMNEESTTPLLFISPGPGNPNSSGNLLEIIAMAKKKFPILGVCLGLQALAQSYGAKIIRSQEIVHGKATTIALKKHAVFKGLGESMVVGRYHSLMASELPKNLEVIAEYENIPMAIIDEKDKILAYQFHPESIMTLQGRALLEQSVGFLKELS, via the coding sequence ATGAAAATCTTCTTTATAGACAATTTTGATTCTTTCTCTTACAACTTGGTGTATGAATTGGAGTGCTTGGGCTATGAAGTGGCTGTTTATCAAAACGATATTGATCCGAGTTATCTTATGGGCTTAATGAATGAAGAATCAACAACGCCCTTATTGTTTATTTCGCCCGGGCCTGGTAACCCTAATAGTTCAGGCAATCTTTTAGAAATCATTGCAATGGCTAAAAAGAAATTCCCCATTTTGGGGGTTTGTTTGGGGTTGCAAGCTTTAGCACAAAGCTATGGGGCTAAAATCATAAGGAGTCAAGAAATCGTGCATGGCAAAGCCACGACCATCGCGCTCAAAAAGCATGCCGTTTTTAAAGGCTTGGGGGAGAGCATGGTGGTGGGGCGTTACCATTCTTTAATGGCGAGCGAGTTGCCTAAAAATTTAGAAGTGATCGCAGAATATGAGAATATCCCCATGGCTATTATTGATGAAAAGGATAAAATCTTAGCCTATCAATTCCACCCTGAAAGCATCATGACTTTGCAAGGGAGGGCGTTATTAGAGCAAAGCGTGGGGTTTTTAAAAGAGCTGTCATGA
- the trpE gene encoding anthranilate synthase component I → MISLIEKAPYIPYPLALYEKLEQQHTLLFESAEIESKAHTKSLLMAKACLKLICNHNIVTITSLTPNGGAFLQKLSAFFKTPIQDNALTLIYAQDKKAKDEFSKLFEPSPFDALRGLFKSVKINSKHPFTLLSAGVFSFEMLNFFEDLPHLKAKDNTAHDFIFYVAQNLIIIDHKEKSAEILGACFDERFKTEVVKELQDLKELAKNIQSDFIPKKSKQNREVSVSCDDSEFEKKVLSLQEKIKKGEIFQAVLSRSFYMECLEGLSAYYHLKLSNPSPYMFYIKDSDFILFGASPESALKYNALTNMAEIYPIAGTRLRGKDKEGNIDYDLDSKMEFDLQHDFKERAEHIMLVDLARNDMARVSKKRYCDKLLKVDKYSNVMHLVSRVVGELKKGCDSLHAYRSFMNAGTLSGAPKISAIKLIYQLENQRRGSYGGSVGYLNSEGSMDSCITIRSCFVKNNQAVIQAGAGIVLDSVPQNEANETRAKAQALIDAIRKTSL, encoded by the coding sequence ATGATTAGTCTCATAGAAAAAGCCCCTTACATTCCCTACCCCTTAGCTCTTTATGAAAAATTAGAGCAACAGCACACCTTGCTTTTTGAAAGCGCTGAGATTGAGAGCAAAGCGCACACCAAATCCCTGCTAATGGCTAAAGCTTGTTTGAAGCTAATTTGCAACCACAATATCGTAACTATCACTAGCTTGACGCCTAATGGTGGGGCGTTTTTGCAAAAATTGAGTGCATTTTTTAAAACGCCCATACAAGACAATGCCCTAACTTTAATTTATGCGCAAGATAAAAAAGCCAAAGATGAGTTTTCTAAACTCTTTGAGCCTAGCCCTTTTGACGCTTTAAGGGGGCTTTTTAAAAGCGTTAAGATAAATTCTAAACACCCCTTTACGCTTTTAAGCGCGGGCGTGTTTTCTTTTGAAATGCTCAATTTCTTTGAAGATTTGCCCCATTTAAAAGCAAAAGACAACACAGCGCATGATTTTATTTTTTATGTCGCGCAAAATTTGATCATTATAGACCACAAAGAAAAAAGCGCTGAAATTTTGGGGGCGTGTTTTGATGAGCGTTTTAAAACAGAGGTAGTTAAAGAATTGCAAGATTTAAAAGAATTGGCTAAAAACATTCAAAGCGACTTTATCCCTAAAAAATCCAAGCAAAATAGAGAAGTTAGCGTTAGTTGTGATGATAGCGAGTTTGAAAAAAAGGTGTTATCCTTGCAAGAAAAAATTAAAAAGGGCGAGATCTTTCAAGCGGTATTGTCGCGCAGTTTTTATATGGAGTGCTTGGAGGGTTTGAGCGCGTATTATCATTTAAAACTCTCTAATCCTAGCCCCTATATGTTTTATATCAAAGACAGCGATTTTATCCTTTTTGGGGCAAGCCCTGAGAGCGCTTTAAAATACAACGCTTTAACCAATATGGCTGAAATTTACCCCATTGCTGGCACTCGTTTAAGGGGTAAGGATAAAGAAGGGAATATTGATTACGATTTAGATAGTAAAATGGAATTTGATTTGCAACACGACTTTAAAGAAAGGGCTGAACACATCATGCTAGTGGATTTAGCCAGAAACGACATGGCTAGAGTTTCAAAAAAACGCTATTGCGACAAGCTTTTAAAAGTGGATAAATATTCTAATGTCATGCATTTGGTTTCAAGGGTTGTGGGGGAATTGAAAAAAGGGTGCGATAGTTTGCATGCTTACAGGAGTTTCATGAACGCCGGCACGCTCAGCGGGGCGCCTAAAATCTCTGCAATCAAGCTCATTTACCAGTTAGAAAACCAAAGAAGAGGCTCTTATGGGGGGAGTGTGGGGTATTTAAATAGCGAAGGGTCTATGGATTCTTGCATCACTATCCGTTCATGTTTTGTCAAAAACAATCAAGCCGTGATCCAAGCAGGAGCCGGTATCGTTTTAGACAGCGTGCCACAAAACGAAGCGAATGAAACAAGAGCCAAAGCGCAAGCCCTTATTGATGCGATCAGGAAAACAAGCTTATGA